One Rhodococcus jostii RHA1 DNA window includes the following coding sequences:
- a CDS encoding ABC transporter ATP-binding protein, protein MNPSTTAETPSDVRTDVPALMVEELSAGYGSTTVLRDVSLTVPSGGAVALLGPNGAGKSTLLAALSGLLPLTGGRFAMHGEDVTGRPAHQLAAAGLSHIPEGRGVFRGLTVRENLVMQAGRGAEDEAIERAVSAFPVLGQRLEQQAGTMSGGQQQMLAMSAAYVRRPRLVLVDEASLGLAPLVVDEIFSFLGQLVADGAALLLVDQFAARALNLASYAYVLNRGRVVHHGSAADLDETTLARAYLGGES, encoded by the coding sequence GTGAATCCGTCGACTACTGCCGAGACGCCGTCCGACGTGCGAACTGACGTACCAGCGCTTATGGTCGAGGAGCTCAGTGCGGGCTATGGGAGCACCACTGTGCTGCGGGATGTCTCGCTCACGGTGCCCTCGGGTGGAGCCGTTGCCCTGCTTGGGCCGAATGGCGCAGGCAAGTCCACCCTGCTGGCCGCTCTGTCCGGGCTGCTGCCGCTCACGGGCGGCCGATTTGCGATGCATGGCGAGGACGTGACCGGGCGGCCCGCGCATCAGCTCGCGGCAGCGGGGCTCTCGCACATCCCGGAGGGTCGCGGGGTCTTCCGTGGCCTGACCGTGCGTGAGAACCTGGTCATGCAGGCGGGCAGAGGGGCGGAGGATGAGGCGATCGAGCGCGCGGTCAGCGCGTTCCCGGTCCTCGGTCAGCGCCTCGAACAGCAGGCCGGAACGATGAGCGGCGGCCAGCAGCAGATGCTGGCTATGTCGGCGGCCTACGTCCGGCGGCCGCGCCTGGTACTGGTCGACGAGGCGTCCCTGGGACTCGCGCCGCTGGTGGTCGACGAGATCTTCTCATTCCTGGGGCAGCTCGTTGCCGATGGTGCCGCGCTGCTTCTGGTCGACCAATTCGCCGCTCGTGCACTGAACCTGGCCTCGTACGCCTACGTCCTCAACCGCGGTCGGGTCGTCCACCATGGGTCGGCGGCAGACCTCGACGAGACGACACTGGCCCGCGCCTATCTCGGCGGTGAATCGTGA
- a CDS encoding nuclear transport factor 2 family protein, which produces MSGTIDVADRLALHELAAAYGEIVDAKDWAGLAQIFTEDAVFDMSDIGLGEFHGLAAIRGHMTTTDRHPRAHLIVNVRVVEGDPVGLRSRVIGVLPDRRVAVGSYRDHVERTVDGWRVRHRIFTAGQRADGSFTGTESPRPAWDRGAQR; this is translated from the coding sequence GTGAGCGGGACCATCGATGTGGCCGACCGTCTCGCACTGCACGAACTGGCCGCGGCCTACGGCGAGATCGTGGATGCGAAGGACTGGGCTGGACTGGCTCAGATCTTCACCGAGGACGCGGTGTTTGACATGAGCGATATCGGGCTCGGCGAGTTCCACGGGCTGGCGGCGATCCGGGGGCACATGACCACGACGGATCGGCATCCCCGGGCGCACCTGATCGTCAACGTCCGGGTTGTTGAGGGGGATCCAGTCGGGTTACGCAGTCGAGTCATTGGGGTGCTGCCGGACCGCAGGGTCGCTGTCGGAAGCTACCGGGATCACGTTGAGCGCACGGTCGACGGTTGGCGGGTCCGGCACCGGATCTTCACTGCCGGTCAGCGGGCTGACGGCTCGTTCACCGGCACAGAATCACCACGGCCGGCCTGGGACAGGGGAGCTCAACGATGA
- a CDS encoding SDR family NAD(P)-dependent oxidoreductase: MNRPSAAKPLIGRVALVTGGGRGLGRAHSRELARLGASVVVADTGVALDGTAPDATVATSTVDEICADGGRAVADHADVRTFAGAQAAVTSAVECFGRLDIVVNNAGTLHGAPLEALTEADLRAELDIHAVATVAVLQAAFPVMRAQRYGRVLNTISEASLHRHMADSIAYSTAKAAVWGATMAAAAAGEPDGITVNALSPGAYTRMSKRFLDVQGIPAGLDLSPERVAEVAAGLCTEAAGGINGRVLHTAGGHIREFRLGRLDDTDLVEWLRRYVDRHVAGAPND; the protein is encoded by the coding sequence ATGAATCGACCATCGGCTGCGAAGCCTCTCATCGGCCGAGTGGCCCTGGTGACCGGTGGTGGCCGTGGGCTTGGACGGGCACACTCCCGGGAGCTCGCTCGGCTGGGCGCGAGTGTGGTCGTGGCGGACACGGGGGTGGCTCTCGACGGGACCGCGCCCGATGCGACCGTAGCCACCTCGACTGTCGACGAGATCTGTGCGGATGGCGGCCGGGCCGTCGCCGACCACGCCGACGTGCGAACTTTCGCGGGTGCGCAGGCCGCCGTGACAAGTGCGGTGGAGTGTTTCGGTCGGTTGGACATCGTGGTCAACAATGCAGGCACGTTGCACGGGGCGCCGCTTGAAGCGTTGACCGAGGCCGATCTGCGCGCTGAGCTGGACATTCATGCCGTCGCGACGGTTGCAGTCCTGCAGGCGGCCTTTCCGGTGATGCGTGCCCAGCGTTACGGCCGGGTTCTGAACACGATCTCTGAGGCTTCACTTCACCGACACATGGCCGACTCGATCGCGTACTCGACGGCGAAGGCCGCTGTGTGGGGCGCGACGATGGCAGCTGCAGCGGCAGGGGAGCCGGACGGCATCACGGTCAACGCGCTGTCGCCCGGGGCCTACACTCGCATGTCGAAGCGCTTCCTCGACGTGCAGGGCATCCCGGCCGGCCTCGACCTCTCCCCGGAACGCGTCGCTGAGGTAGCGGCAGGGCTGTGCACCGAGGCGGCAGGTGGAATCAACGGGCGGGTCCTGCACACCGCGGGTGGCCACATCCGCGAGTTCCGCCTGGGTCGATTGGACGACACCGACCTCGTCGAGTGGCTGAGGCGCTACGTTGACCGACACGTCGCTGGCGCGCCCAACGATTGA
- a CDS encoding TetR/AcrR family transcriptional regulator, which yields MASGSNGPDGRRAERAKIVEAAYRLLAVDGASASVTDILAQAGLGTRAFYRLFDSKDELLLTMFRSDGDRALGDMEADAARAPNGRIALHGWLGALLHVAGDPTRRPRVAVLLSDEVMRAQGYTAERKHYDERQERGLRALLDRGRQDGSLPRADPDNDTQWVRALMDRGFEQAIALPEGADVAPLVASLLNFVDRALC from the coding sequence GTGGCGTCCGGAAGCAACGGCCCTGACGGGCGTAGGGCCGAGCGTGCCAAGATCGTCGAGGCGGCTTATCGGCTCCTCGCCGTCGACGGCGCGTCAGCATCTGTCACCGACATCCTCGCGCAAGCCGGGCTTGGGACGAGGGCCTTTTATCGCCTCTTCGACTCGAAGGACGAACTGCTGCTGACCATGTTCCGCAGCGACGGGGACCGCGCGCTGGGTGACATGGAGGCGGACGCCGCGAGGGCCCCGAACGGCCGGATTGCATTGCACGGTTGGCTCGGTGCCCTTCTGCATGTCGCTGGCGACCCCACACGGCGCCCGCGCGTTGCGGTCCTGCTCTCCGACGAGGTCATGAGGGCGCAGGGGTACACGGCGGAGCGCAAGCACTATGACGAGCGACAGGAGAGGGGCCTCAGGGCCCTTCTCGACCGGGGCCGACAGGACGGCTCGTTGCCCCGAGCCGACCCCGACAACGACACCCAGTGGGTGCGCGCTCTGATGGACCGTGGCTTCGAACAGGCCATAGCCCTCCCCGAAGGTGCAGACGTCGCACCCCTCGTCGCCTCGTTGCTGAACTTCGTCGACCGGGCACTCTGCTGA